The genomic segment GAACTTTTTCGGTCTCATTTAATATCACTCTCGTCCGATGAGACTCGCTCGATTTCATATTAATAATTTACTTTGTAAACTTCACACATATTACGAATTGAAAAATAGTCACGAATTGAAAAATAGTCGGTCTTTTTTCACTTTCACACAATAATACAACTTAATTTTTAGATATTAGAACAACTCTAATCCAACACTTTATAGTGTAAAACTTACTTCAATCCAACATGGTGTTAAATTACACCAAATAAATAGTGTTACACCAAATTTGGTGTCAAAATACTTGCAATTTTTACACTGAATTTAACCTTATTCAGAATTCCTACTATACCATTATCTTTGTCGATAAAAAACAAATCTCATTTATATTctattatatttaataaaaaatttactTTTGAAAAAGTAAGTATATAATATCTCTATTCACATTGTAAATTATAGTATCAATGGGTTGGAATAATGGTATTATTTTGACACTATTTTAGTATCAAAGTAACATTATTTTGATGTTATGAGTTCGAGATGATCTTATATTTCATTAATGGATGTATACATATTTTGAGATTGGAAATGATCTTATATTTCGAgagataaataaatatattatatacaCACAAAAGTCATTAAATAATTGATTTTCTATAGATGAGCCACAAACTGAGTCAGGGGTGGTGGCCCTAGATATCACTTTGTGGTTAAAAATGACCCTAAATGTCACTTCAAAATGTACATCGTATTACATTTATGCCAAAGACCTAAAACGGTATTTTGTGTAACATTTTggcattttaaatttttttatgcGCAAAACGGTATATAAAGTAAAGTTTTGGTACACAATGCTATATGATGTATCGTTGTGAGCCAAAACGTTATTTCAACTAATATTTTGcacattataaaaaaattaaaaaaaaataaagtaCCAAAAACGGTACACTACGTACCGTtttacattttttaaaaaaaatacaaaacgTAACGTAAGACGAAGTACCGTTATGAAGTGATATTTATTTTCAAAAGTGAGATTTTGGGCCATCTATCACTCAAAAATGACATTTTGGTCCATGGTTCCCGAGCGAGGGCCAGGTTTGAATCCATATCGAAAAAGATCGAATCTACGTACCAATTTCTAGCAGTGAAGCTAGTATGATATTCACGTGCCCTATAACACAAATGGAACTAAGTTTACATCTTGTAAGTTGGAGCTAATAGAGTTGGTGTAGAAATCTCCATTACTAGGGGCGCCATCAAGGAAATCGAATCATATCAGATCGACAAGTAAACTGAATCCTATTAAATCGATACAATCATACATTGGAAACTGCCTGTACTGCTTCCCAGATTAGCTCCTCTCTCTTTGTACAGCTTTTTCACTTTGTTGCTTAGCAGCAGCACTTAAAGGTAACCAGAAATTATTTGTACAAAACATATGAATAAATGTGACATCTAGGCGGCCAGAAAACATCCACATTGACCGCCAGACCATGAGCATACTCAGGATCTACATCCTTATAAATTTATAAACAAGTTATAATTTTCGGAAGAAAAAACCTGGAACAAACTTAGTTTACGAGTTTTCTTTCCAAAGTTGGGACATGAAATAAATCAACTTGCTTCGACTAATATGGTACCTGGTTCTCCCAATCGCACATGCTTCACACCATTCAATAGCAATCTCATTATTCACAACTCAAACCTTAATAACTCGGTCCAAATTTGGGAATATACGAATCTATAGAGCAATGGTTAGCTGCAAAAGTGTGTATACTTACATTCTTAGATATAAAATTTTAGAAAGTCCTAAACTCACAACCATGAGACAACAACTCGCTTAACTGCATGAGCAATTAAATACAGAGTACCTTGTAACACCAAAAAGGCAAAAACAATCAACTGCTAGATTCAACTCACCATTGGATTGAGCATCAACTAAGTATCTGAATATATATAGCACAGAGTTGTTATAATTTTAACCCGAATGAACTTTAGAAACAAATTGTGTGAATGCAAAATTTAATGCTGTAATATTCTTTGAAGTGAACTGTTTGTAAAGCTTTCTTTACTGCAAAACTAATCCCAGTAATATCTGAACTGCTACAACATAAATATTATAACCTGCCAATATCAGACTCAAACAATAATGGATCAAAAAGTAACAAAAAAGGCATATTAAGTGACGGATAAGAGAGTGAAGGAGAATACAATGATGCAAAAGGAGGGTTAAGGATGTTGACAGTGAGAGTACTCACTGCTCAGTGCAGTTCCAAACATACACCACCACCAAACTCTTAAATTTTGGTTCGAATCCATTAATTGCTTCTAACCGTTTCCAAACCTTCCAAACGTTTTCAGATTCAATTGATGGTTTTTCGGTTATAGTTTAATTCGGTTCTTTCAATTAAATAATCTTTTATTTTTAGTAAATACAATATAATAGCTAAAGAGTTGAAAATGATGCAACTAAACTTATAATAAgaataaaaaatttgaatttttagtCCAGAATAGACCAACATAAGTGAATTCATATTGGTTTCATAGTTAAAACAATTAGTagaataaaaaattcaaatatcaaAAATGGCCAAGCAAATAAAACACATAAGTGAAGAACAAACTAGGTTTGTCTTTGTTTTTCTAGATAGTGATGAAGTTAACCAAAACTGATGTCAATAAAAGTTGTTagtaagtaaataaataaaactaaagAAGAATAAAGGGCCTCCATTAGTTGTAAACTTATAATACTAAGTTAAAGCTCGATTTGCGAAATTTGTCCTAGAAAAATTCTCTACTAAATAAAAGAACCGAAGTATCTTCTAAAAAACTTGATTATGTGTGAAATTTGCGGGTGGTAATTTCTCATGTGCCTAAAAATGTACCTTTGGTCCCGCTTTGAAGAGCTGCATGAGCCCCCGCCAAACTGGAAAGAATATGTCAATGCTAATGGTTAGAGAGCATGTTATATAAGTACAATTGTGGGGGTTTGCAGGaaattaaattttgaaaaagAATGCCCATATGGGAAAAAGTGTAATTTCCTACATCGAATTCCGTATAACACACTGAGAGAAGGCCCTGCCTATTAGTTCATATGCACCAAGCATAGAAACCACAGGACCGGCGTTGGAGCTGGAACAGAGAAACAGTATTAGGCAAACTAGACTGAATAAGCATTTAACTTATTTCACTGGATAGTTAACGTAGTTAATAGGAAACATGAAGTTTGAAACAATAAAAAATGTGCACCAAGTAGAACACGGGTGACCACTCTTTCAAAGGAAATTGCCACTATGCTAATGGACAGACATCTGCTTGTTTAATCTACTCTACTTAATTGTTAGATTACTATTTTTCTTCTCTATGTTTTCCTCTCCTGTATGTAAATGATATATGTCTCCTTGGTCCTTACTACCCTTAGTAGTAAATAACATACATCTTCTACATTCAATAGAAAACAATAAAGAAAAAGAAATGGTAAATAACAATGAAATAGAGTAAAGCACACCGCAAACACATGCTCATAAGGATAGTGACAATTCCCTTTGAAAGAACAATTACAAGTGTTCTCCCACTAGGTGCACTGCACATCTTTTATTGCAAAATGCAGGCTTCCAGTTAACTATGCAACTACGCAGCAGACAAGTCAGATGCTTTTCCAGTCAAGTTTGTCTTGTTTTGTTGTTTTTCTGCTCCTCCAACATGTAGCATTGGTCCATCGGTCATGCGATTTCCATACTCAATGCAAATATACTCATAGGCAAGGGCCATCTGAGTGCTATACGGAATTTGTTGTAGGAAATTGCACTTTTCCTCATATGGGCattctttttcaaaaataaatttccTGCAAAAACCCAAAACTATTTCTATATCATGCTCGTTAAACTTAACCATTAGCATTAATATATTATTTCCAATTTGGCGGGGGCTCGTGCAGCTCCTCAAAGTCATGACCAAAGGTACATTTATATTCACTAGAGAAAATACCACCAGCAAATTTTGCACAAAATCAAATTATTTAGAAGATACTTCCAATTCCTTTATTTAATAAATAGAGAATTTTCCTGGGATAAATTTCCCAAAATCTAGCTTTGAACTTAGTATTACAATGTACAACTAACGGAGGCTCTTTATTCTTCCAAGAAAAAAGATTAATCAAAACTAGGTTTAAAATAAGTTTTTATGTTTTGAATTACATGCATAAAATATGTACTACATATATACATGTTTTAGAGAGACATAAATCTAAATATTACAACAATGAATTTAGAAGACGGGTAAATACTTCCAGAGGAGAAGGTGTGCTGAGGAGAAGAGGAATGCTTTATAAAGCATGTGAGTTCATATGGATGCAATATACAGATAAAAAATGTATAAATTAAATGTTTTGAACCCTAATTTTTCGGTTCCGGGTCAGCACATGAGTCAGGTCCCGAGTAAAGCCGATGGACACCACAAACAAAAAATCGCTCTCCACTTATTCTACAATACTGACTGGTGAACTAGTCCTCGTGATTACCATAACAAAAAATCGCTACTCCACTTATTCTACAATACTGACTGGTCAACTAGTCCTCGTGATTACCATAACCATGCTGTTAACTTTAAAATATAATTGTGCTACAATCTTCCAGTAAAAATTAATTCTAAATGAGGATCTCATCATATTTTCTCTAAAGAAGCGTAAAATAATATACATCAAGGATCAAAATAAAACAAGTAAACTTCTGGATACTTTGGCTACAAGCCCACAATGACAGCAGGAGACAAGGAGCCAGTTAGAAATCCACGGTTATATGATGGAGGAAATCACAAAAGTAACCCAAAGCTATTGTAAGCAGGAAAATTATGGGGTGGGAATATTTTGGTTCCGATATATATTCTTTAATAAAGTGTCACTTGACTCTTGAGCAGCAGCAGAACAGTCACCTCAGTGCTACACTTTTTATCTAAAATTTTCTTTAATATGGGTAAAGCTCTTCAACAGCAGTGTTCCATGCAAAAGAAAAAAGTTTGTGCTCCAATTTCTTTTGAACCAAGTGTCCGACATGGATACATGTCCAAGTATCGGACTCAGCAATATTTTGAAAACATAACATGTTTTTGCCAAAATTACAGACTAAACCTACATGAGCATGAGCAAGTAGTATGTGATCTACGAAAAGTATCTAACAAGTTTGACTTGCACCCTAGGTATTAGAAATCACATACTAAATCTAAGAAAGAAAGGTCTGACGAATCTAGAAAAAATTTATGGTCATGAATAATGAAACACTGACAGAATTTGAGTAGTTCATTCCTAGGCACATAAACATTAAAGAATTAACTTTTATAGGTTCAAGTAGTCATGGAGTTTTTTACTACAGTTACTGATGAGCTAGGGTAGTTGACATAAGGACACCTAGATTCGACTATCAGtaaaataatttttcatatgaaaCATCATATAAGAAATAATACATAATACCAACACTAATTAACACAGTCTATAACAAATATACTAGAACAGAAGCATTCACTTACATGTATAACTTACAATCACATACAACCACCATCAATCCACAACTAAACATACAATTGATTTCTGAACAATACAGCGTTAACACAATTAAGGAATTCAGAGACAAACATAACCTGCTTTCATTTTGAAACCAAGAGAATCTCCGGTTTCTTAGCTTTACTCGGAGTATTAGCATTGGAAGAAGCTGAATTAACAGCTGCCAGTTGTGCAGATTCCCTTGCTCTCTTATCAAGTTGAATCAAACTCCTAGTCGCCAACAACGCCTGCGGAACCAACTCATGAGAAGCCCTAGCATACAAACTCCTAACCGCCACCGAAGCCGCGTCCTTAACCTCATTACTATTCATAGGCCCCATCAAACAATGTCCCAAAATCCTCAAAACCGGCTGCAAAAGCTCCCACGGAAGAGGAATCCTCGCCCCCTTCACCCCCACATCACAATCCCCATTCTCCCCATTCTCCGTAATCCTCAAATCCCCAATCCCCTCCCCAACCTCATCAATCTCCTCAACCCTAACCTCCTCCCCAAACACATTCCCAACCTCCTCATCAAACTCCGTCCTACACTCACAATCCTGCCCCGCCCAATCCGCCGCAATCCTACAAAAATCCAACTTCGACCACACCGGCATTTGTGATATCTGCTTATAATAACAATCCAACACAACCCCCACTATAAAAGCCCGTTTAGTCGACTTAACCGCCGTTTGTGGCTCCAACGGAGGACACAACACCCCACTCTTCCCCCCTAATTTATAACCCCCATTCACATTCGTATTCGTACCCGCATTTCCATTTAATTTAGCATTACTAGAATTACTAACATTTCGCGGAGTGTGATACAACGAAGGCAAATTCAAATCAGGCAAATTAACAACAACAGCTTTACCATTACGAGCTTTTGTCTCGGAGGCATAAATCGAAAGCAACACAGCTTCAAAACCAGATAAAGAATTATTCGAATTAGAGTGAATACGAGAAAGATAAATACCCGATAGTACCGGAATGTAGGAGAGAACAACGAGACGGAGATCGGGATCAGCGGAGAGGAAAGTGTCGTAAAGCCAGTGACAAAGCGGGTCGGATCCTGACCCGGAAGAGGGGTTTgagagagagagggtaattgAGGAGTAAGAGGAGTGAGAGAGGAGGAGAGAGCGAGCGGGGCGGTCGGTGTCGGCGAGGAGAGAGATGGAGGGGGAGAGAGATGGGGGGAGGAGAGAGATGAGGAGAGAGATGCGAGTGCGGGCTTTGGAGATTGATTCCCACCAAGATTGCATTGGGTCGGAGGTTGTGGAGGAGGAGGGGGAGGAGGTGGGTTGGGGTTGGGATTGGGGGATGTTCATTGTGAGGTGGGAGAGATCGAGAGAGATctgcgagagagagagagagagagagagagagagatggtgTGTTTGTTGGTAGATCTGTTAATTGTGAACAGTTTAGTGTCTGGAGTCTTGACTTGCATTTGACAAGAACAAAAATAGTGAATTATGGTGAAGGTAAAATTTGagtattattattttttaaacaaAATTATTTTCAATACTTTCGAAATGTATCATATCTTTCAAGACATAGTATTTTTTGCTGTAAAAATTGGGAATCAAAAATATTCGGTGGAGGCATTATTTAGAACTACTATGGATGCCTGCTTCGCGTGCCGttgattttttaataaattaagaGGTCAATCAAGTGATTACACGGAACTATTTTTCCAAAATTAGGAGTTTTGATGCATATTGTTATTTTTTTCATAAGGTGCCCAGAAAACAGAAGAAAGTTAAATGAATGGGATTACATATTTGTGAAAATCGTTTAAAAAGGATTGAGTGCGAcgattttgtattttttttttttgCCGAATTACTACCTCTTCTTTGTTATTTTCGGTCCGTAGTGGAACCTGATATCGAAATCAGTTGAAGATTTTAACATTACGTTGACGGTTTTCTCAGCTATAGAAACTGTACGTTTAAGAGTTATAGAGTAGTAGTGGTAAACATAATATGGTAATGTCATTATGTGGTCCGTAGTACATGAATAATGTAGAATGTAATTTAAGAGTCAAAGATCCGTACCTGAGAGGGTGCGTTCTTTACTCGGAACTATCAACTCATTCATGTACAACAGGTAGCTTCtgcaaataataaatatattttcaGATTCAACTAAATGTAATATAAGTCTATATATTGAAAGTGTTGAATAATTTGATTTCAATTTTAGTAATACGTAAAATGAATTGTTCCATAAGTCTATATATTGAAAGTGTTGAATAATTTTATTTCACTTTTAGTAATACGTAAAATGAATTGTGCCATAACTTCAACTTTTGCTTTAATAATATTGGACATATCATTTGCGGGATATATATTCTATAATTAAACTTTTTTGGAAAAAAAGAAATAGTTCAAAATTAATTTACTTTGTATAGCTTAAGTTTATTTATTCAAAACAATTGACTCAGGTAATTGATAAACTATGTACGTAGCTTGATAAAATTTATTAGGTCATCGATATGTTTTTCACCTCCAAATTCCTAAAATTACATAACAATATCGTGTACTCATCATGTTAAGCAAATAGTAATTTACAAACTTACTATGTTTAACTTCTCTAACTTTCTTCAGAGCAAAATACCAAATTTAATATTCGGATGTCCTTACCGATTGTAGTATTTGTTGTTACAATGTTTTTTAGGTTAGTGcttaatataaattaatttgaATAATAAAGTTTGTAAAACCTTTTGTAAGGAGTTAATATGTAGATGTGAGTAAATAGTGCATTTTTAATCTGTTTCATTTAAGTGAATAAATACATatcttaatttttaaatataatggACATTTGTAAGTTCTTTTTCGTTGTATAGTTTAAGTTCTTTTATTTTAAACCAATGATTAAGGTAGTTTAAAAACTATGTATGTTGCTtgattatttttattaagtaattTACTTGAAAATGATTAAACCAATGATTAAGGTAGTTTAAAAACTATGATTAAGTTCTTTGTTATTTTTGGTCCGTAATGGAACTTGAGAATGAAATAAGAGTGATATAGTAGTATTGCTAAACATAAAGTGGTATGTGTACTATATAGTTAATGTCATAACACAGCTTATATGGGAATCAATTACCAATTTAAAGCATTTCGTTATACTTGAAAACCATAAAATTCATTACATAATAGTTTAACCTCCTCACTTTGAAGGTTGGAGGGAAAAGTAGAAGCATGGGGACATAGAGCTTCACATTGTACAGGATGCAAAATGCAAGCAAAATAGATTGTGGAAATCATTAGAATATGATTCTTTGTCCTCTATTCTATTTTGTTGCTGGAGACCGAAAGGTAAGATTTGACATCATGTCCAGGTGGTAGCTGCTGCTTGATTCCTGTAAAAGGCAATCAAGCGAAGAATGGTATTGAGAATATACGTTTTTTAATACTGACAGGGGAAGGTTGGGCTGTAATGGCTTACCGTTGTTGTCTGTTGCTGCATAGAGGCTGTGGCCTCTGTTAGATGT from the Apium graveolens cultivar Ventura unplaced genomic scaffold, ASM990537v1 ctg5387, whole genome shotgun sequence genome contains:
- the LOC141702630 gene encoding uncharacterized protein LOC141702630; the protein is MNIPQSQPQPTSSPSSSTTSDPMQSWWESISKARTRISLLISLLPPSLSPSISLLADTDRPARSLLLSHSSYSSITLSLSNPSSGSGSDPLCHWLYDTFLSADPDLRLVVLSYIPVLSGIYLSRIHSNSNNSLSGFEAVLLSIYASETKARNGKAVVVNLPDLNLPSLYHTPRNVSNSSNAKLNGNAGTNTNVNGGYKLGGKSGVLCPPLEPQTAVKSTKRAFIVGVVLDCYYKQISQMPVWSKLDFCRIAADWAGQDCECRTEFDEEVGNVFGEEVRVEEIDEVGEGIGDLRITENGENGDCDVGVKGARIPLPWELLQPVLRILGHCLMGPMNSNEVKDAASVAVRSLYARASHELVPQALLATRSLIQLDKRARESAQLAAVNSASSNANTPSKAKKPEILLVSK